One Deltaproteobacteria bacterium genomic region harbors:
- the ggt gene encoding gamma-glutamyltransferase, protein MKKRMITANSKALITLVLLLPWTLWPTILLSTANALPHKSQEFAVASPSPYAAPVAAEISSLGGNLFDQAVAVALSMSVTHPYYASLGGGGFAVIRKQNADAAATVEVLDFREVAPLTSGRDLFVGRDAKAPTDGGLASGVPGVPAGLFDLHKKYGKLPWRKLFSPAIRLAEKGFPVSGEWASQTKSQFEALNGFGKKIFGRTVLDKMKPPRERYEPLVAGDTLKQPLLAKGLKLLRDQGPKAFYEGAIAKDIVDVIGQTGGIISLEDMKAYRTIWREPLRRTWRGYDLSLMPPPSSGGLIIAQALELVDRIEAKHGVSPSLSSQEAHVWGEALKLSFAPRGQMGDPMETSSMTDLTARLLAPDRLDRLAKLFQKEDAIEVKSSKSPDLKEAMVPVTAKEKTETTHFSIADKNGNAVSFTVTLNGIYGSGMVSGKFGIAMNDEMDDFATQPGQPNQYGLIQGEANSVGPGKRPLSSMSPTIVERDGRFVAAVGAPGGPRIPSAVFQVLIRTLAQNLDAEEAVHLPRVHHQFLPDTLFYDARKFSPDVTAKLKGFGHATQEAWIAKTYLVKMNSDGLLEAAADPRGEAAAGGR, encoded by the coding sequence ATGAAAAAAAGAATGATAACCGCCAATTCAAAGGCCTTGATCACTTTGGTCCTTCTCCTTCCGTGGACCCTCTGGCCGACCATTCTGCTTTCAACAGCAAACGCTTTGCCGCACAAGTCGCAAGAGTTTGCAGTAGCCAGCCCCTCGCCCTATGCCGCCCCCGTCGCGGCCGAGATATCTAGCCTCGGTGGCAACCTTTTTGATCAAGCGGTGGCGGTGGCACTTTCGATGTCGGTCACTCATCCCTATTACGCCTCGCTCGGCGGCGGCGGTTTTGCCGTGATTCGCAAACAAAACGCAGATGCCGCGGCCACGGTCGAAGTCCTTGATTTTCGCGAAGTCGCACCCCTCACTTCAGGCCGAGATCTTTTTGTCGGTCGGGATGCAAAGGCGCCAACTGATGGCGGCCTTGCTTCGGGAGTTCCGGGTGTTCCTGCTGGGCTATTTGATCTTCACAAAAAGTACGGGAAACTCCCCTGGAGGAAGCTTTTTAGCCCAGCTATTCGCTTAGCTGAAAAAGGTTTTCCGGTCAGTGGCGAGTGGGCGTCTCAGACCAAGAGCCAATTCGAAGCCTTAAATGGTTTCGGGAAAAAGATTTTCGGTCGCACAGTCCTAGATAAAATGAAACCGCCGCGTGAAAGATATGAGCCCCTGGTTGCGGGTGACACACTAAAGCAGCCCTTGCTGGCAAAAGGCCTCAAGCTTCTGCGAGATCAGGGCCCGAAAGCTTTCTATGAAGGAGCCATCGCAAAAGATATCGTGGATGTCATCGGACAAACCGGTGGGATTATTTCTCTCGAGGACATGAAGGCTTATCGAACAATTTGGCGCGAACCTTTGCGTCGAACATGGCGCGGCTATGACCTATCGCTTATGCCACCACCGTCAAGTGGCGGACTGATTATCGCCCAAGCGCTCGAGCTGGTCGACCGCATCGAGGCGAAGCACGGAGTTTCTCCATCACTTTCGTCCCAAGAAGCGCACGTCTGGGGCGAGGCACTTAAACTTTCTTTCGCGCCCCGCGGTCAAATGGGCGACCCGATGGAGACAAGTTCGATGACAGACTTAACGGCACGCCTGCTGGCTCCGGATCGCCTGGACCGCCTTGCAAAGCTGTTTCAAAAAGAAGATGCCATCGAAGTAAAGTCATCGAAGTCCCCTGATCTTAAAGAAGCAATGGTCCCGGTAACAGCAAAGGAAAAGACCGAGACCACGCATTTTTCCATAGCTGACAAAAACGGGAATGCTGTCTCGTTCACTGTTACCCTCAACGGTATTTACGGAAGCGGCATGGTCAGTGGGAAGTTTGGTATCGCCATGAACGACGAGATGGATGACTTTGCAACTCAACCCGGCCAGCCCAATCAATATGGACTGATCCAAGGTGAAGCCAATTCCGTTGGACCAGGTAAACGTCCACTTTCGTCGATGAGCCCGACCATTGTTGAAAGAGACGGTCGTTTCGTTGCCGCAGTTGGCGCACCTGGCGGCCCAAGAATTCCTAGTGCAGTTTTTCAAGTTTTGATTCGAACGCTTGCTCAAAACCTTGATGCTGAAGAAGCCGTGCATTTGCCCCGCGTGCACCATCAATTTCTTCCGGATACTTTATTCTATGATGCTCGCAAGTTTTCTCCGGATGTAACGGCAAAGCTAAAGGGATTTGGACACGCGACACAAGAGGCGTGGATCGCGAAAACCTATCTAGTGAAAATGAATAGCGATGGCCTTCTTGAGGCCGCCGCAGATCCGCGAGGCGAAGCGGCGGCGGGTGGTCGCTAG
- a CDS encoding cation transporter, protein MPTVETKNPPVTPVTLGTPSHGSLLAVTLLALFVSTSLTALKFWGFRITGSQAVYSDFLESIVNIVAGVIAVFVVRFAAKPADREHPYGHGKIEYFSAAFEGGLIAFAAVMIFIEAIPALVGGSKIQHISDGAVIVLGCGLVNLILGFALVKIGKKNGSPALIANGIHIQSDFITSAGVTIGLVLASVTGFVWLDPVVAMVVGIQLAWTGLKVVRRSVGGLLDEEDREILEVFAEKLGKIDFGGVIQIHHTRIIRSGRFHHIDAHAVVPEYWDVAEAHEKTEAFESRLLKNYNQPGELHLHVDPCRRVYCRQCPDEKCPIRSNKFESRLAPDLESLISPEEPEGFR, encoded by the coding sequence GTGCCGACAGTTGAAACAAAGAATCCTCCGGTCACGCCGGTCACATTGGGCACGCCTAGTCACGGAAGCCTTCTCGCGGTCACGCTTCTTGCTCTTTTTGTCAGCACTTCCTTAACCGCGCTCAAGTTTTGGGGCTTCAGAATCACGGGCTCGCAAGCAGTCTATTCCGATTTCCTCGAATCGATCGTCAATATCGTGGCAGGAGTAATCGCTGTTTTTGTTGTTCGATTCGCAGCTAAGCCCGCGGACCGCGAGCATCCTTATGGGCACGGCAAGATAGAGTATTTTTCCGCTGCATTTGAAGGAGGTTTGATCGCATTCGCGGCGGTCATGATTTTCATAGAAGCCATTCCAGCCCTTGTTGGCGGAAGTAAAATTCAGCACATCAGCGACGGCGCCGTCATTGTGCTCGGTTGCGGCTTGGTCAATTTGATTCTTGGATTTGCACTTGTGAAGATTGGAAAGAAAAATGGGTCTCCGGCGCTGATTGCTAACGGAATTCATATTCAATCCGATTTCATTACGAGTGCAGGTGTGACAATCGGATTAGTCTTGGCGTCGGTTACAGGTTTTGTTTGGCTTGATCCTGTGGTTGCCATGGTCGTGGGCATCCAGTTGGCGTGGACCGGATTGAAAGTTGTGCGCAGGTCGGTCGGCGGACTATTAGATGAAGAGGATCGCGAAATTCTGGAAGTCTTTGCCGAAAAGTTAGGAAAAATCGATTTTGGTGGCGTTATACAGATCCATCACACTCGAATTATTCGATCGGGCCGTTTCCATCACATTGATGCCCACGCGGTTGTTCCGGAGTATTGGGATGTAGCCGAAGCCCATGAAAAGACTGAGGCTTTTGAATCACGACTGTTGAAAAACTACAATCAGCCTGGTGAGCTTCATCTTCATGTTGATCCATGTCGCCGAGTCTATTGCCGCCAATGTCCTGACGAAAAGTGCCCCATTCGGTCGAATAAGTTTGAAAGCCGATTGGCTCCGGATTTGGAGAGTTTGATCAGCCCTGAGGAGCCGGAGGGCTTTCGCTAA
- a CDS encoding response regulator, whose translation MASGDIVDLKSVRDLKEKKRKPSVLVIEDDDTMRAALKRILESDGLDVRSAADGTQLGEALGDVPVDLILLDVGLPWINGLELAKLLKEHEALKDIPLVFISGKTSEFDIKRGFEAGADDYIKKPFEIEKVKKAVRTLLKLNQG comes from the coding sequence ATGGCCTCGGGCGATATCGTCGATTTAAAATCAGTTCGAGATTTGAAGGAAAAAAAACGTAAGCCTTCTGTTTTGGTGATTGAAGATGACGACACCATGCGCGCGGCCCTGAAGCGAATTCTTGAGAGCGACGGCCTTGACGTTCGCTCTGCGGCTGATGGTACTCAACTTGGGGAAGCGCTTGGCGACGTCCCGGTAGATTTGATTTTGCTGGATGTCGGTCTTCCTTGGATCAATGGTCTTGAACTGGCGAAACTTCTGAAAGAGCACGAAGCATTAAAAGATATTCCGTTAGTGTTTATTAGTGGAAAAACATCCGAATTCGACATCAAGCGTGGTTTCGAAGCGGGCGCTGATGACTATATTAAAAAGCCGTTTGAAATTGAAAAAGTGAAGAAAGCTGTCCGGACGTTATTGAAACTCAATCAAGGATGA
- the trxB gene encoding thioredoxin-disulfide reductase — translation MSQTNVENVIIIGSGPAGYTAAIYSSRALLKPLMFEGEEAGGQLMITTEVENFPGFPEGITGPELMEKLRKQAERFGTRFVRKLVTKVDLSARPFKVWVGDTMHLSKTVIISTGATAKYLGLPSEKTFANKGVSACATCDGAFFRDMDVAVIGGGDTAMEEATFLTRFAKKVYIIHRRDTFRASKIMVDKALKNPKIEVLWNTVVEEVVGDKFVTGAKIANSVTGEKKLLSLQGFFLAIGHEPNTKVLSGQLKTDETGYLITKSHSSRTDIEGVFACGDVQDHHYRQAITAAGSGCMAAIDAERWLEANPS, via the coding sequence ATGAGCCAAACAAATGTTGAGAATGTCATTATCATTGGATCGGGTCCAGCCGGCTACACGGCCGCCATTTACAGTTCACGTGCGCTTTTAAAGCCGTTGATGTTTGAAGGTGAAGAGGCCGGCGGTCAGCTGATGATCACAACTGAAGTAGAAAACTTTCCGGGATTTCCTGAAGGGATCACGGGACCAGAGCTCATGGAGAAGTTGCGCAAGCAAGCCGAACGGTTTGGCACCCGGTTTGTTCGCAAGCTCGTAACCAAAGTCGATCTCAGCGCACGCCCATTTAAAGTATGGGTTGGGGATACGATGCACCTTTCTAAAACCGTGATCATATCGACGGGTGCTACGGCAAAGTATCTTGGCCTGCCGTCAGAAAAGACTTTCGCGAACAAAGGCGTTTCGGCGTGCGCGACTTGCGACGGTGCCTTTTTCAGGGATATGGATGTTGCGGTCATCGGCGGCGGGGACACGGCGATGGAAGAAGCGACGTTCCTCACTCGATTTGCAAAAAAAGTTTATATCATTCACCGGCGAGACACTTTCCGAGCGTCTAAAATCATGGTGGACAAAGCGTTGAAGAATCCAAAGATCGAAGTGCTTTGGAATACGGTCGTCGAAGAGGTAGTGGGCGACAAGTTTGTTACAGGTGCGAAGATCGCGAACTCGGTCACCGGTGAAAAGAAACTTCTTTCGCTTCAGGGTTTTTTCTTGGCGATCGGCCACGAGCCAAACACCAAAGTTTTGTCAGGACAGCTGAAGACCGACGAAACGGGATACCTCATTACGAAGTCGCACTCGTCGAGAACAGATATCGAGGGTGTTTTCGCATGCGGAGACGTTCAGGATCACCACTATCGTCAGGCCATCACAGCGGCCGGTAGCGGCTGCATGGCCGCGATAGATGCTGAACGTTGGCTTGAGGCAAATCCCTCTTAA
- a CDS encoding diguanylate cyclase encodes MMPSLPSTEKARRMVMMVDDDRDNLKLVGALLMHEGYDVSQAESAEEALEKLKIVEPDLILLDINMPGISGLEMLKVLRGREKYVSVIFVSARSETGDVVRGLDEGADDYICKPFEPTELLARVRSQLRIKDLQDRLSAANHRLQELVDIDDLTGLFNMRSIYDRLENEINRGKRYSRSVGVIMLDMDNFKRVNDGNDHLFGSYVLAEVGKIIRQNVRTVDFAARYGGDEFLIALPETSMEGAQKFADRIRARIEAYNFSKDGHSMRLTASLGVCVAMPGLVDVDARGLVRAADHALYDAKHGGKNCVKLYDPSRFFMKKTS; translated from the coding sequence ATGATGCCTTCACTTCCTTCGACTGAAAAAGCCCGCCGTATGGTCATGATGGTTGACGACGATCGCGACAATCTAAAGTTGGTCGGCGCGTTGTTGATGCACGAGGGCTATGACGTCAGCCAGGCCGAATCGGCCGAAGAAGCTCTAGAAAAGCTGAAAATCGTCGAGCCGGATTTGATTTTGCTCGACATCAACATGCCGGGGATCTCCGGGCTCGAAATGCTGAAGGTCCTTCGCGGGCGTGAAAAATACGTATCAGTGATCTTTGTTTCGGCCAGAAGCGAAACTGGCGATGTGGTTCGCGGTCTTGATGAAGGTGCTGATGACTACATTTGTAAGCCTTTCGAGCCTACCGAACTCTTGGCTCGGGTTCGATCGCAATTAAGAATCAAGGATCTCCAGGACCGGCTTTCCGCCGCAAACCACCGGCTGCAGGAGCTTGTAGATATTGACGATCTGACGGGACTTTTCAACATGCGCTCGATTTACGATCGCCTGGAAAATGAGATCAACCGAGGCAAACGGTACAGTCGATCAGTTGGCGTCATCATGCTGGACATGGACAATTTTAAACGTGTGAATGACGGGAATGATCATCTTTTCGGCAGTTATGTATTGGCCGAAGTTGGAAAAATTATTCGTCAAAACGTACGGACCGTCGATTTCGCTGCTAGATATGGTGGAGACGAGTTCTTGATCGCCCTTCCGGAAACCTCCATGGAAGGCGCGCAAAAGTTTGCAGATCGTATTCGAGCGAGAATTGAAGCCTACAACTTCTCGAAAGACGGGCATTCTATGCGACTCACGGCAAGTCTTGGAGTTTGCGTGGCGATGCCGGGACTTGTTGATGTCGATGCCCGTGGCTTGGTGCGAGCCGCGGATCATGCGCTTTATGATGCCAAACATGGTGGCAAAAACTGCGTAAAGCTTTATGATCCCTCCAGGTTCTTCATGAAAAAAACCAGCTAA
- the trmB gene encoding tRNA (guanosine(46)-N7)-methyltransferase TrmB, with protein MEPKTRLRRPRLVETKTLPNPTEYVLALIGEYRDWAYDEERAPRNRGVWRKLFGDEDNRPDDQTPMDLEIGTGNGYFFANRAATFPDRLLVGMELKYKPLIQSIRRARRQKCVNARIARYDANCLEDLFGDGELNHVFIHHPDPWPRQRDWKHRLIQEEFLELLWPLMRPGSFVNFKTDSEDYYDWALPIFEKSKFKKLRATRDLHRSEWASENFVTHFESLFLQKGQPIFYCRFEKP; from the coding sequence ATGGAACCGAAAACTCGCCTACGACGGCCGCGCTTGGTCGAAACGAAAACTTTGCCCAATCCCACCGAATATGTTCTCGCCTTGATCGGAGAATATCGAGACTGGGCATATGATGAAGAAAGAGCGCCACGAAACCGGGGTGTTTGGCGGAAACTCTTTGGCGATGAAGACAATCGCCCAGATGATCAAACACCGATGGATCTCGAAATAGGCACCGGCAATGGCTATTTTTTTGCCAACCGCGCCGCCACATTTCCCGACCGGCTGCTGGTTGGAATGGAATTAAAGTATAAACCGCTGATCCAGTCGATTCGTCGTGCACGCCGCCAAAAATGTGTTAATGCGCGAATAGCTCGCTACGATGCAAACTGCCTTGAAGATCTCTTCGGCGATGGCGAGCTGAACCATGTTTTCATTCATCATCCAGATCCGTGGCCGCGCCAACGAGACTGGAAACATCGGCTCATCCAAGAGGAATTCCTTGAACTGCTGTGGCCGTTGATGCGCCCTGGAAGTTTTGTAAATTTCAAAACAGATTCCGAAGACTATTACGATTGGGCGCTACCGATTTTTGAAAAATCGAAGTTTAAAAAACTTCGAGCGACGCGTGATTTACATCGCTCGGAATGGGCTTCAGAAAACTTTGTCACCCATTTTGAAAGCCTTTTTTTGCAGAAGGGTCAGCCGATTTTTTATTGTCGTTTCGAAAAACCTTAG
- a CDS encoding adenylate/guanylate cyclase domain-containing protein, which yields MSSIKTFLSVPGRLKKIAILLSVIAVALLLTTRMTRGWFELVGWPVYDAFQRATAKPAKDDVVVVIITQASLDAMRDDPSLKLGWPWPREIYGPFLETASLLKASSVTFDLLFDSHSVYGKADDEALNEALKKYLAENPGSRVVFPAPTTTSFKKPNSDIIREIDAKLFYGAVNIPLEEDGVYRRVPRIFESPSGEKFPSIGEAAILGRKRIDSGEELFWPSGRVKSTLIKFYERDTLPLIDFIDVLRVYRAEFHDGPKDQAVAEAKKILSGKHWVLGVAAPGLYDLRPLPTDERAPGVYVHATQTLNLIHGERIRRTPDWAIALSALALGLGLAIAVFRPVSPRPALLSTVAIVLVLIPAHSFGVWFFDYWINPVPFVIAFGGLAIAYLSFRFQTEWKERERFIQSIKNSMSDSMVQLIRSGKLSATRFGDRREISILFSDLSGFTSLAESTDADKLVEILNMYLDECVDLVFSHDGFVDKFIGDAIMALWGAPVVGQNDHAQRAYRTALEYQAAVDRFNAKAREKFGFEGDLFVARVGLHTGHAICGNIGSHTRYNYTAVGDSVNLASRLEGLGKQYDVTLVISEDAVRSAGAEGSTEIYLVDQVAVKGRSKPVMIYSSTAGIAAANIAGYKSAFALYLRRDWSAADQAFGQVLEVPPAKIMQQRCQDALKHGELKQLKMGVWHHDEK from the coding sequence ATGAGTTCTATCAAAACTTTTCTTTCAGTCCCGGGCCGGCTGAAGAAAATCGCTATCTTGCTATCGGTGATTGCCGTCGCGTTATTACTAACGACACGTATGACCCGTGGTTGGTTCGAACTTGTGGGCTGGCCGGTTTACGATGCGTTTCAGCGGGCCACGGCAAAGCCAGCAAAGGACGACGTCGTCGTGGTGATCATCACACAGGCTTCACTGGATGCAATGCGGGACGATCCAAGTTTAAAACTTGGTTGGCCCTGGCCTCGTGAAATATACGGGCCATTTCTGGAGACGGCATCGCTCTTGAAAGCTAGTTCCGTTACCTTTGACCTCTTATTTGACAGTCACTCCGTCTACGGCAAGGCCGATGATGAAGCACTCAACGAGGCACTAAAGAAGTACCTTGCGGAAAATCCTGGTTCGCGTGTCGTGTTTCCGGCGCCTACAACGACCTCGTTTAAGAAACCGAATTCCGATATTATCCGAGAGATCGATGCGAAACTCTTCTACGGCGCTGTCAATATTCCGCTTGAGGAGGATGGAGTTTACCGCCGCGTTCCTCGCATCTTTGAAAGTCCTAGTGGCGAGAAATTTCCATCAATCGGCGAGGCTGCGATTCTCGGTCGAAAACGTATTGATTCTGGCGAAGAACTTTTTTGGCCGTCTGGCAGAGTAAAGTCCACACTTATCAAGTTTTACGAACGCGACACTCTTCCTTTGATCGATTTCATCGACGTCCTTCGTGTCTATCGCGCAGAATTTCACGACGGTCCAAAAGATCAAGCTGTGGCTGAAGCAAAAAAAATTCTGAGCGGTAAGCATTGGGTCCTCGGTGTTGCGGCACCGGGACTTTACGATTTGCGGCCTCTTCCAACAGACGAGCGAGCGCCAGGAGTGTACGTCCATGCGACTCAGACGTTAAACCTCATACACGGAGAACGTATTCGTCGAACTCCTGATTGGGCGATCGCCCTTTCGGCGCTAGCACTTGGCTTAGGTTTGGCGATCGCAGTGTTTCGGCCAGTAAGTCCTCGGCCGGCACTTTTATCAACCGTCGCAATTGTCCTTGTCTTGATTCCGGCACATAGCTTTGGCGTTTGGTTTTTTGATTATTGGATTAACCCAGTTCCGTTTGTGATCGCTTTTGGCGGCTTGGCAATTGCCTATTTGTCGTTTCGATTTCAGACGGAGTGGAAAGAGCGTGAACGATTTATTCAGTCCATCAAAAACTCGATGTCAGACTCTATGGTTCAGTTGATTCGCTCTGGCAAATTGAGCGCGACCCGATTCGGTGATCGACGCGAAATTTCGATTTTGTTTTCGGATCTATCTGGATTCACATCTCTGGCCGAATCGACAGATGCTGATAAGCTAGTTGAAATTCTAAATATGTATTTAGATGAATGCGTGGACCTCGTTTTTTCTCACGATGGGTTTGTCGACAAATTCATTGGCGACGCCATCATGGCCCTTTGGGGTGCGCCGGTAGTCGGTCAGAACGATCACGCGCAACGCGCTTACCGCACGGCCTTGGAATACCAAGCTGCCGTAGACCGATTCAATGCGAAAGCTCGGGAAAAATTTGGCTTTGAAGGGGACTTGTTTGTTGCCCGTGTCGGGCTTCACACGGGACACGCGATCTGCGGAAACATCGGTTCGCACACTCGTTACAACTACACCGCCGTCGGTGATTCAGTGAATCTTGCCTCTCGCTTAGAGGGACTTGGAAAGCAATACGACGTCACTCTTGTAATAAGCGAAGATGCCGTTCGATCCGCAGGTGCCGAAGGCTCGACTGAGATTTACCTTGTCGATCAGGTGGCAGTGAAGGGGCGATCGAAACCGGTGATGATCTACTCTTCAACGGCAGGAATCGCGGCAGCAAATATAGCGGGATATAAATCTGCCTTTGCACTTTACCTACGAAGAGATTGGTCCGCTGCGGACCAGGCCTTTGGCCAGGTCCTAGAGGTTCCTCCTGCCAAGATCATGCAACAGCGTTGCCAAGACGCACTGAAACACGGTGAACTTAAGCAGTTGAAGATGGGAGTATGGCATCATGACGAAAAATAG
- a CDS encoding (2Fe-2S)-binding protein → MKTELAAKHGELEFSDDTADASLMDSLLANGLPVASSCRGDGVCTKCRLHVRPLEPNAVNSPSDFERGLLKKIGAEADERISCQTKVLGLIEVDADYW, encoded by the coding sequence ATGAAAACTGAACTCGCAGCGAAGCACGGTGAATTAGAATTCTCCGACGACACTGCGGACGCCTCGCTCATGGATTCCCTGCTAGCAAATGGTCTCCCGGTGGCCTCTTCGTGCCGAGGCGATGGGGTTTGCACAAAATGTCGACTGCATGTTCGTCCCCTCGAACCAAACGCCGTGAACTCGCCATCAGATTTTGAGCGTGGGCTTTTGAAAAAGATTGGCGCAGAAGCTGACGAGCGAATCAGCTGCCAGACAAAGGTCCTAGGTCTTATCGAGGTCGATGCCGATTACTGGTGA
- a CDS encoding DMT family protein: MEPKTALTAIGLLIGSNIFMTYAWYGHLKSMPSRPLWIVILVSWGIAFFEYCLQVPANRIGASTFSVAQLRIIQEVISLSVFVGFLSFYMKEPLKLDYVWAALCLVGAVFFIFRGLNPV, from the coding sequence ATGGAACCGAAGACGGCGCTTACGGCGATTGGCCTGTTAATCGGATCGAACATTTTTATGACATATGCGTGGTATGGGCATTTGAAATCAATGCCCTCAAGACCACTTTGGATCGTGATTCTGGTAAGCTGGGGGATCGCATTTTTTGAATACTGCCTTCAGGTTCCCGCCAATCGCATCGGCGCCAGCACATTTTCGGTAGCGCAGCTGCGAATTATACAGGAAGTGATCTCTCTTTCAGTTTTTGTCGGGTTTCTTTCATTCTATATGAAAGAGCCATTGAAACTGGATTACGTTTGGGCTGCGCTTTGTCTGGTTGGAGCAGTCTTTTTCATTTTTCGCGGCTTAAACCCGGTCTGA